The Antedon mediterranea chromosome 11, ecAntMedi1.1, whole genome shotgun sequence genome window below encodes:
- the LOC140062028 gene encoding receptor expression-enhancing protein 5-like codes for MSNIVEDIKAKVNAQPPMIKISIIVVGVSLLLYLLFGYPVLRVIIYYPIGILMCLTTFLYPTYCSLKVIKGENFKKNEVTQWLVFWMVLGLYSVFEFFIVTNSAFGIIEYLLQCLLAWFPLYYFSKSAMLLWCMAPIESNGGVILYDKLLFPLLDKHEKEIEKAFDKVRNLLVTKRKPDSSSPAHQD; via the exons ATGTCGAATATCGTGGAAGATATTAAAGCCAAGGTGAATGCACAACCACCTATGATAAAAATATCGATTATTG TGGTTGGTGTATCTTTACTGTTGTACCTGTTATTTGGATACCCAGTCTTACGAGTCATTATCTACTATCCAATCGGTATTCTTATGTGCTTAACAACATTCTTATATCCAACATATTGcag TTTAAAGGTGATTAAAGGTGAAAATTTCAAAAAGAATGAAGTGACACAGTGGCTCGTCTTCTGGATGGTTCTCGGCCTCTACAGCGTATTTGAATTCTTTATTGTAACCAACAGTGCATTTGGAATCATTGAGTATCtcctgcaatgtttgttggcttGGTTTCCTCTTTACTACTTCTCCAAA TCTGCCATGTTGCTGTGGTGTATGGCTCCCATTGAGAGCAATGGAGGTGTCATTCTTTATGACAAACTCTTGTTTCCTCTCTTGGATAAACACGAAAAAGAGATTGAGAAAGCTTTTGACAAAGTCCGCAACCTTCTGGTGACAAAGAGAAAACCTGATAGCAGCAGCCCAGCACATCAAGACTAG